The genome window GGAAGACTGTCCGTCATCACCTACCACTCACTTGAAGACAGGATGGTAAAGAACATCATGAGGGCAGGAAACATAGAAGGAAAAGTAAAACAAGACTTCTTCGGAAAAATCGAAACACCCTTCCGATTAGTCAACAACAAAGTTATAACAGCCAGTAACGACGAACAGGAACGTAACCCACGAAGCCGAAGTGCGAAACTAAGAATAGCAGAAAAGAAAGCAAATGAATGACGAGAACGACAAGAAATACCCAGAACTGACGGCACACCCCTTGCAGGAAGAGCAGACTATTGCCAGAGAAGAGAGCGTGCACGTCACAGAGCCACTCAGCAAGACAGAGACTGAAGAAGAGTCGCCACAGACTGCTGTCAGTAATGAAGACGCAGAACCACTGACGGAGGAAGAGAAAAGAAGACTTAAAAAGGAGGAGGAAAAAAGACAAAGAGAGGAAGAAAAAAGAAAGGAAGAAGAGGATGAGGTAAACGAGCTGAAGGCTGCCATTGCCGAACAGGCACGTGAGGACGAGCAGCCGCAATCATCCAATTTCACCCTACGAAAGATCCTGGGTGGCGACATTCTTTCTGCACGTTTCTTCCGCAACAACATCTGGTTGATTATCACCATTGTCATTTTCGTGATCATCTACATATCGAACCGATACAGCGTACAGAAGTACCTTATCGAAATCGACAAACTCAACACTGAACTGGAAGATGCCAAGTATCGTGCCCTGTCAAGCAGCAGCCAGCTCACGGAAAAAACAAGAGAGAGTCACATACTTGAGATTCTGAAAACCCAGAAGGACAGTGTACTGAAGATGTCTGACCGTCCACCTTATATTATAAATGTACCCGAGAAGTAGAATATGAGTAAGTTCGATAACCGCAAAGTCATGCCCCGCTACAGCGTCATAGCCATCGTTATGACGCTTGCTGCTGTAGCTGTGATTGGCAAGACTATCTATACCATGACCGCAGGAAAAGCCTATTGGATGGAAGTAGCTGCTTCACAGAAAAAAGACAGCGTAACGGTTAAGCCCACCAGAGGCAACATTCTCAGTTGCGACGGACAGCTCATGGCAAGCTCGCTACCAGAGTTCAAGGTCTACATGGACTTCAATGCACTCAAGAATGCTGGCAACGATACTGCTTTCATTGATAGTATCAACTACATCAGTAAAGGTCTGAACGACATATTTCCAGAGAAACCAGCTGCCTACTTCAAGCAGCATCTTATGGAAGGATACCATAAGGAGAGCAAACACTGGGCAATATGGAACAAGAGAATCGACTATAACACGTTCAAGGAGATACAGAGCCTGCCTATCTTTCATCTAAAGAAATACCAGAGCGGTTTCCACTACGACGAATTCAATGCACGCCGCCGTCCGTTCGGCTCACTTGCCCAGCGTACAGTTGGTGACATGTTCGGTGCAAAGGACACAGCCCGTTGCGGACTGGAACTGTCATACGATTCCATCCTTCGTGGCACAAACGGCATTATCCACCGCCGTAAAGTTCGCAACAAGTTCCTTGATATCACAGACACTCCTCCTATTGACGGTGCCGACATCGTTACGACAATAGACGTCAGTATGCAGGACCTCGCAGAACGTGCCTTGATTGATGAGCTGAATGAAATCAACGGCAATGTAGGTGTTGCCATCGTCATGGAAGTTGCAACAGGTGATGTGAAAGCAATTGTCAACATGGACAAATGCAGTGACGGCAAATACCGGGAGGTGAAGAACCATGCAGTAAGCGACTTGCTGGAACCGGGGTCAGTGTTCAAGACAGCCTCCATCATGACTGTTCTTGATGACGGACTCGTTGATACGATGTACACAGTGCAAACTGGAGGCGGTGTATGGAACATGTACGGACGTGATATGAAGGACCACAACTGGACACGTGGCGGCTATGGTACGCTTACGCTTCCATGGACATTGAAGTACAGTTCAAACGTCGGTGTCAGTCGTATCATTGACCTGCACTATCACAAGAATCCAGAGAAGTTCGTTCAGGGAATATATGACCTGGGGCTGGCTACCGACTTGCATATCCCTATCGTGGGGTACTCTCCAGCCAAGATTCGTATGCCACACAAGAACCGCCGTGGACAGTATGACAACTGGAGTGCAACAGCTCTCCCTTGGATGAGTATCGGCTACGAAACCCAGATTCCACCGATTTCAACGCTTACTTTCTATAATGCCATTGCAAATGGCGGAAAGATGATGCGCCCACGCTTCGTAAAACAGGTCGTGAAGAACGGAGAGGTCATCTATGACAATCCTCCACAGGTTATAAAGGAACGCATAGCAAAAGAGAGTACGATAAAGGATATTACCCGCATTCTGACAGAAGTCGTTTCGGAAGGTCTTGGCAGGAAAGCTGGATCTGACAAGTTCCAGGTTGCAGGTAAGACCGGTACGGCACAGATGTCAAAGGGAGCCTTGGGCTACAAGAGCGGCAACATCAACTACCTTCTCAGCTTTGCGGGATTCTTTCCTGCTGACAATCCCCGCTACAGTTGTATCGTCTGCATCCAAAAGACAGGACTTCCCGCATCGGGTGGCGGAATGAGCGGAGTAGTATTCCATCATATTGCAGAAGGAATCATGGCACAGAACTTGAAACTGAGCGTCACAGACGCCTGCGACTCTTCATCCATCCTGATTCCATCAGCAAAGACAGGCAACCTGCTTGCAACTGACTACGTGTTGACAGCCCTCGGCTTCAATGTCACCAACGGCTGGAGCGGTGCCTACCCATTTGGAAATCCCGTATGGGGAACCACAAGGAAAAGTGGCAAGTCGCTCACCTTCCAAAAGGAAGAGGCTTTCAAAGACAACCTCGTCCCCAATGTTCATGGCATGGGTGCGCGTGATGCAGTCTACCTGATGGAAAAACGTGGTATCAGAGTGAGCCTCACAGGCAGAGGACGTGTCATAGGGCAGAGTCTATCACCGGGAGACAGGATTAAGAAAGGCATGAAATGTACCCTCGTACTGGGATAGGAAGCTGTCCTGCAACGAAACAAGGCAAGCATCAAATCCAATCCTATACAGATAAAAGAACAAGAACAGGACAAAGATATGAAGTTAAGCGAATTACTCAAAAACATCAAGACAATTGCTATCCACGGCAATACAGACGTTGAGGTTAAAGGCGTGAACATTGACAGCCGTAAGATAGAGGACGGTCATCTGTTCATCGCAATGAAAGGAACACAGGTAGACGGACATAAATTCATCAGCAAAGCTGTTGAGTCTGGAGCTGTAGCTGTCTTACTGGAAGACATGCCTGAAAACCTGGATGAGAAAATCACATACATTCAGGTAGCATCAACGGAGGAAGCAGCAGGCAAGGTTGCCACCATGTTCTATGGCGAACCTTCACGCAAGCTGAAGCTCATCGGAGCAACTGGAACCAATGGCAAGACAACCATCGCCACCTTATTATATAAGCTGTTCCGCGAATTAGGATATAAGGTTGGCTTACTCTCTACCGTCTGCAATTACATTGACGACAAGGAAGTACCTGCCAGCCACACCACGCCAGACCCGATAGAGCTGAACCGTCTTCTTGCCGACATGGTTAAGGCTGGCTGCGAGTACACCTTCATGGAATGTTCCAGCCATGCCATACACCAGCATCGCATCAGCGGTTTAGAGTTCGCAGGAGGTATCTTCACCAATCTCACCCGGGACCACCTCGATTACCACAAGACCTTCGAGAACTATCGCAATGCCAAAAAAATGTTCTTCGACGGACTTTCAAAGAACGCCTTTGTCATCACCAATGCCGATGACAAGAACGGCATGGTCATGGTTCAGAACACCAAGGCTACTGTCAAGACATACTCTATCAAGCGCATGGCAGACTTCCGTGCAAAGATTCTGGAATGCCATTTCGAAGGTATGTACCTTGAGATTGACGGCAAAGAGGTTGGTGTACAATTCATCGGAAAGTTCAATGTCAGCAATCTTCTCGCCGTATATGGCACAGCAGTCATGTTAGGCAAGAAGCCTGAAGACATCCTGGTTGCACTGAGTACACTGAAGAGTGTCAACGGAAGACTGGAACCTATCCAGTCGCCGGAAGGATTCACGGCAGTAGTTGACTATGCACATACACCTGACGCACTGGAGAACGTCCTCGGCGCCATCCATGACGTACTTGACAACAAGGGCGGACATGTCATTACCGTATGTGGTGCCGGCGGTCATCGTGACAAGGGCAAACGTCCGCTGATGGCACAGGAAGCTGTCAAGCAAAGCGACAAAGTCATCCTCACAAGCGACAACCCACGTGACGAAGAGCCGCAGGCAATTATCGACGATATGCTCGCCGGGCTTGATGCCACACAGCGCAAGAAGGTTCTGACGATTGTTGACCGCAAGGAAGCTATCCGCACGGCAGCCATGATGGCACAGAAGGGCGATGTTATCCTCGTTGCCGGAAAGGGACATGAGAACTACCAGGAGATAAACGGTGTAAAGCATCACTTCGACGACCATGAGGTTATCCGTGAGATCTTCGGCATCAAATAGATGACAGGGGCTTTAAAGAGGATATAGACATACTGCCCCCATAACAAAAACAAAACTAAAAAGAAACAACATGTTATATTATATCTTCCGTTGGCTTGACCAATTCGGCATCAGCGGCTCCCACCTTTGGGGCTACATCAGTTTCCGTGCCATACTGGCCATGATACTTGCACTGATTGTCTCCGCATGGTTTGGAGAACGTTTCATCAAGTACCTCAAGAGAAAACAGATAACAGAGGTTCAGCGTGATGCAGAAATCGACCCGTTCGGTGTCAACAAGATTGACGTACCGTCAATGGGCGGTATCATCATCATCGTAGCCCTGCTGATACCTGTAATCCTGTTGGGAAGATTACGCAACATCTATCTTCTGCTGATGATTGTCACAACAGTCTGGCTGGGATTCCTCGGCGGAATGGATGACTTCATAAAAATCTTCAAGCACGACAAGGAAGGACTGAAGGGTAAGTATAAGATTATCGGACAGGTAACCATCGGACTTATCGTGGGGCTTGTCCTTTGGGCATCGCCTGACGTCAAAGCCAACATGAATCTTGAGGTTGCCAATCAGAACGGAAAGGAGGTAGTCATCAAACACGAGACGAAAGCCGAAAAGACGCTGAAGACAACCATTCCCTTTGTGAAGCTGCACAACCTTGACTACTCCGAGATAGTAGGTTTCCTGGGCGATTATAAGACTGCGGGTGGATGGATACTCTTCGTCCTCATGACCATCTTCGTCGTAACAGCCGTATCAAATGGTGCCAATCTCAACGACGGTATGGATGGCATGTGTGCCGGAAACTCCGCAGTGATAGGTGTCGTACTGGGCATACTGGCATACGTCAGCAGCCATATACAATACGCTGCCTATCTGAACATCATGTATATACCGGGGTCGGAAGAGCTTGTGGTTTTCTTCATGGCATTCATCGGAGCACTGATTGGTTTCCTCTGGTACAATGCCTATCCGGCACAGGTATTCATGGGCGATACGGGCAGCCTCACCATCGGCGGTATCATTGCTGTGGGTGCCATCATCATCCATAAGGAACTCCTGCTGCCCATTCTCTGCGGAGTCTTCTTCGTCGAGAGTCTGAGCGTTATCGTGCAGGTATGGTACTATAAGATAGGTAAGCGCAAAGGTGTAAAGCAGCGCATCTTCAAACGCACACCGATACACGACAACTTCCGCACACAGGACAGCCAGCTTGACCCGGACTGTAAGTATCTCGTGAAAGTGCCACACGGTGCAGTGCATGAAAGCAAAATCACCTTGCGTTTCATCATCGTGACTATCATCCTCGCTGCAATGACCATCATCACGCTCAAGATAAGATAACTGACACAAGGCGTGCTTACCGTTAGCACAGGACGTGCTTACCGTTAGCACAAGGCGTGCTTACCATTAACACAACAGGTGCTCATACACAGTCACCATTCAGTTGGATAACTACCAAAAGGACAGACGACGGATTACCGAATGATTGGTAACAGACCAGCTGACGGGAATATTCCATAAAAAGAGTAAGGAAAGGAAAGATATATGAAAAGAATTGTAATACTTGGTGCCGGCGAAAGTGGTGCCGGTGCAGCCGTACTGGCAAAGAAAGAAGGCTTCGACGTCTTCGTCTCTGACATGTCAGCCATCAAGGACAAGTATAAGAAGATGCTCGATGACCGTGGCATTGAATGGGAAGAGGGACAGCATACAGAAGAGAAGATTCTCAATGCCGATGAAATCATCAAGAGCCCTGGCATCCCAAAAGAAGCTCCAATGGTCCAGAAGCTCATAGCAAAGGGCACACACATCATCAGCGAGATTGAGTTCGCAGGTCGATACACAAACTCTAAGATGATTTGTATCACTGGTAGTAATGGCAAGACTACCACAACAAGCCTCATCTACCACATCTTCAAAAACGCAGGTTACGACGTGGGGTTGGCTGGCAACATCGGGAACAGTCTTGCCCTGCAGGTTGCCGAAGAGCCACATGAATACTATATCATTGAGCTAAGCAGCTTCCAGCTGGATAACATGTACGACTTCCGTGCCAACATTGCCATCCTGCTCAATATAACTCCCGACCATCTGGACCGCTATGACTTCAAGTTCGAGAACTACGCAGACTCCAAGATGCGTATCATTCAGAACCAGACAAAGGAGGACAGCTTCATTTACTGGAATGATGACCCTGTCATCAAGAAGGAACTGGAGAAGTTTGATGTACGTGCGGTATGCTATCCTTTTTCCGAGCTGAAAGAGAATGGAAGTATCGGATATATTGAAGAGGGACAGTACACGATTGAAAAACCTGAACCATTCAACATGGAACAGGAAGACCTGTCGCTGACTGGCCGTCACAACATCTACAACTCACTGGCAGCAGGTATAGCTTCAAACATCAGCGGTATAAAGAAAGAAAACATCCGCAAGAGTCTGAGCGACTTCCCCGGTGTTGAACACCGACTGGAGAAGGTATGCAAGGTTGCAGGTGTACAGTACATTAATGACTCAAAGGCGACCAACGTTGACGCCTGCTGGTATGCACTGGAAAGCATGCGCACACCTACCATTCTCATCATTGGAGGAAAGGACAAGGGAAACGATTACAGTGCCATCAAGGACCTGGTAAAGGAGAAGTGTACAGGCATCGTATATCTCGGTGCTGACAACAAGAAACTGCACGACAACTTCGACAGTCTTGGCATCCCTGTACGCGACACACACTCCATGAAGGATTGTGTTACAGCCTGTGCCGAACTGGCAAAGCCGGGCGACACCGTTCTTCTGAGCCCATGCTGTGCGAGCTTTGACCTTTTCAAGAACATGGAAGACCGTGGCGAACAGTTCAAGAGCCTTGTAAGAGCTTTATAGGAAAAGGCTTGTCAGGTTAATTGGACTAATAAGGCTAATTACCCCATAAGGAAAAAACAATGAAGAATAAATCTCTCAGCAATATATTTAAAGGGGATAAGGTCATCTGGATGGTCTTCTTCTTTCTCTGTATCATCAGCATCATTGAGGTCTACTCAGCCTCAAGCTCACTGTCATACACTGGAGGAAACTACTGGAGCCCTATCATCTACCACTGCACTATTCTTGCCGTGGGAATAGCCTTGATGGTGATTGTGCTGAATATCAAATGCCGTTACTTCAAGCTAATCACCCCTGTCGTCCTTATTCTTTCAGCCTTAATGCTCATCTGGGTGCTCCTCGCCGGGCAGAGTACCAATGGGGCAAGCCGCTGGATCAGCTTTGCAGGCATACAGTTCCAGCCATCCGAGCTGGCAAAAGGGGCACTGGTCTTAGCTATAGCACAGGTACTCAGTGCTATGCAGACCGACCATGGAGCTGACCGAAAGGCGTTCAAATACATCATGTGGCTATCCGCTTTCATCATCGGACTGATTCTCTTTGAGAACCTCTCCACTGCCATGCTTATTGCACTGACAGTGGTTCTCATGATGTTCGTGGGCAGAGTCCCTTTCAACCAGTTAGGACGCCTGATAGGCTTTCTCGCCCTGACAGGTATTCTTCTTATATCCATGGTGATGCTGGTGGGTGACGACAAGAATATCAGAGAAGAGCTGCCTGCCAAGCAGAACCTCACAGAACAGACTGTTGTTGCACAGCAACAAGACCAGTCTCCAGGTTTCTTTGGGAAAATGCTGCACCGTGCCGATACATGGAAGGCACGTATCAAGAAGTTCTTTGATAATGAGTATATTGCAC of Prevotella fusca JCM 17724 contains these proteins:
- a CDS encoding FtsL-like putative cell division protein, with translation MNDENDKKYPELTAHPLQEEQTIAREESVHVTEPLSKTETEEESPQTAVSNEDAEPLTEEEKRRLKKEEEKRQREEEKRKEEEDEVNELKAAIAEQAREDEQPQSSNFTLRKILGGDILSARFFRNNIWLIITIVIFVIIYISNRYSVQKYLIEIDKLNTELEDAKYRALSSSSQLTEKTRESHILEILKTQKDSVLKMSDRPPYIINVPEK
- a CDS encoding penicillin-binding protein; the encoded protein is MSKFDNRKVMPRYSVIAIVMTLAAVAVIGKTIYTMTAGKAYWMEVAASQKKDSVTVKPTRGNILSCDGQLMASSLPEFKVYMDFNALKNAGNDTAFIDSINYISKGLNDIFPEKPAAYFKQHLMEGYHKESKHWAIWNKRIDYNTFKEIQSLPIFHLKKYQSGFHYDEFNARRRPFGSLAQRTVGDMFGAKDTARCGLELSYDSILRGTNGIIHRRKVRNKFLDITDTPPIDGADIVTTIDVSMQDLAERALIDELNEINGNVGVAIVMEVATGDVKAIVNMDKCSDGKYREVKNHAVSDLLEPGSVFKTASIMTVLDDGLVDTMYTVQTGGGVWNMYGRDMKDHNWTRGGYGTLTLPWTLKYSSNVGVSRIIDLHYHKNPEKFVQGIYDLGLATDLHIPIVGYSPAKIRMPHKNRRGQYDNWSATALPWMSIGYETQIPPISTLTFYNAIANGGKMMRPRFVKQVVKNGEVIYDNPPQVIKERIAKESTIKDITRILTEVVSEGLGRKAGSDKFQVAGKTGTAQMSKGALGYKSGNINYLLSFAGFFPADNPRYSCIVCIQKTGLPASGGGMSGVVFHHIAEGIMAQNLKLSVTDACDSSSILIPSAKTGNLLATDYVLTALGFNVTNGWSGAYPFGNPVWGTTRKSGKSLTFQKEEAFKDNLVPNVHGMGARDAVYLMEKRGIRVSLTGRGRVIGQSLSPGDRIKKGMKCTLVLG
- a CDS encoding UDP-N-acetylmuramoyl-L-alanyl-D-glutamate--2,6-diaminopimelate ligase, translated to MKLSELLKNIKTIAIHGNTDVEVKGVNIDSRKIEDGHLFIAMKGTQVDGHKFISKAVESGAVAVLLEDMPENLDEKITYIQVASTEEAAGKVATMFYGEPSRKLKLIGATGTNGKTTIATLLYKLFRELGYKVGLLSTVCNYIDDKEVPASHTTPDPIELNRLLADMVKAGCEYTFMECSSHAIHQHRISGLEFAGGIFTNLTRDHLDYHKTFENYRNAKKMFFDGLSKNAFVITNADDKNGMVMVQNTKATVKTYSIKRMADFRAKILECHFEGMYLEIDGKEVGVQFIGKFNVSNLLAVYGTAVMLGKKPEDILVALSTLKSVNGRLEPIQSPEGFTAVVDYAHTPDALENVLGAIHDVLDNKGGHVITVCGAGGHRDKGKRPLMAQEAVKQSDKVILTSDNPRDEEPQAIIDDMLAGLDATQRKKVLTIVDRKEAIRTAAMMAQKGDVILVAGKGHENYQEINGVKHHFDDHEVIREIFGIK
- a CDS encoding phospho-N-acetylmuramoyl-pentapeptide-transferase, with product MLYYIFRWLDQFGISGSHLWGYISFRAILAMILALIVSAWFGERFIKYLKRKQITEVQRDAEIDPFGVNKIDVPSMGGIIIIVALLIPVILLGRLRNIYLLLMIVTTVWLGFLGGMDDFIKIFKHDKEGLKGKYKIIGQVTIGLIVGLVLWASPDVKANMNLEVANQNGKEVVIKHETKAEKTLKTTIPFVKLHNLDYSEIVGFLGDYKTAGGWILFVLMTIFVVTAVSNGANLNDGMDGMCAGNSAVIGVVLGILAYVSSHIQYAAYLNIMYIPGSEELVVFFMAFIGALIGFLWYNAYPAQVFMGDTGSLTIGGIIAVGAIIIHKELLLPILCGVFFVESLSVIVQVWYYKIGKRKGVKQRIFKRTPIHDNFRTQDSQLDPDCKYLVKVPHGAVHESKITLRFIIVTIILAAMTIITLKIR
- the murD gene encoding UDP-N-acetylmuramoyl-L-alanine--D-glutamate ligase, translating into MKRIVILGAGESGAGAAVLAKKEGFDVFVSDMSAIKDKYKKMLDDRGIEWEEGQHTEEKILNADEIIKSPGIPKEAPMVQKLIAKGTHIISEIEFAGRYTNSKMICITGSNGKTTTTSLIYHIFKNAGYDVGLAGNIGNSLALQVAEEPHEYYIIELSSFQLDNMYDFRANIAILLNITPDHLDRYDFKFENYADSKMRIIQNQTKEDSFIYWNDDPVIKKELEKFDVRAVCYPFSELKENGSIGYIEEGQYTIEKPEPFNMEQEDLSLTGRHNIYNSLAAGIASNISGIKKENIRKSLSDFPGVEHRLEKVCKVAGVQYINDSKATNVDACWYALESMRTPTILIIGGKDKGNDYSAIKDLVKEKCTGIVYLGADNKKLHDNFDSLGIPVRDTHSMKDCVTACAELAKPGDTVLLSPCCASFDLFKNMEDRGEQFKSLVRAL
- a CDS encoding FtsW/RodA/SpoVE family cell cycle protein: MKNKSLSNIFKGDKVIWMVFFFLCIISIIEVYSASSSLSYTGGNYWSPIIYHCTILAVGIALMVIVLNIKCRYFKLITPVVLILSALMLIWVLLAGQSTNGASRWISFAGIQFQPSELAKGALVLAIAQVLSAMQTDHGADRKAFKYIMWLSAFIIGLILFENLSTAMLIALTVVLMMFVGRVPFNQLGRLIGFLALTGILLISMVMLVGDDKNIREELPAKQNLTEQTVVAQQQDQSPGFFGKMLHRADTWKARIKKFFDNEYIAPKDYDLDKDAQVAHANIAIASSEVLGKGPGNSNERDFLSQAFSDFIYAIIIEEMGLIGAIFVAFLYIILLFRTGIIANRCENSFPAFLAMGIAFLLVTQALFNMLVAVGLAPVTGQPLPLISKGGTSTIINCVYIGVILSVSRSAKKKKETKVTADKLAGATA